The sequence below is a genomic window from Phoenix dactylifera cultivar Barhee BC4 chromosome 16, palm_55x_up_171113_PBpolish2nd_filt_p, whole genome shotgun sequence.
ATAAGTATaatttatgtttaaatttttttaaaaaatataatttaatttagaaaaaaaaactggGTATGGACCTAGTCGGAACCTGAATTTTCTTTCCGAGCGAGACCTGGACTCCATACAAACCCAACCTGGCCCGATTCAAGGCGTAGCGGAGACCGGGAGAGGTTAGATGACTCCACATGCGGCGCACGTCATTGCAAAGCTCCCGAGTTGCGCCGCCCGTCCGAAAGAGAAACTAAAACCCTAGAGTTTTCCCTTAGGTTTCTCTCCGGGGCGATCGGACCACCGGCGTCGAGAGAGTAGAAACCATGGACTCCTCGTCGGCCAACGCCGGCGTCTGGTCGGGACCTTCTCCGACTCTAAACCCGGAGTCGCTGTCCTTGCTTCGCGAGGGGATCTCGCTCGTCCTCTCCCAGTGGACCGCGCTGCGGATGGCCATCGAGAACGAGTGGGGCGGAAGAGACTCCCATCGGAAATCGGAGGAGCTCGTATCCACCATCCTCTACTGGTTCACCCAATCGAAACGTTAGACCTCGATCTCCCCTTTTCCTATTCCAGCGTTCTAGAATTTTGCTTTTAATAACTTTTTCTCTGTTACAAATTGTtcccaagtttttttttttgaaatataatcGGGTCAATTTCTTCTTGGTTGAAATTTTCACAAGTTTCATATATAAagcatgctttttttttcttttttctttttttttcctttgaagaAACTGTTCTTGATTATACTTCTGCCTTCTATCAGTAGATTGGGAATTTAAATCAGACTAATAgagatatgattttttttgtttttccgttAAGATGGCCAATTGTTTGCTAactcttcataaattttttgttTCAAGCTCCGCTTTATATTGATGATCTGGAAAACATACTAGACGAGAACTTGGTGCTTTCTTTCAACACTGAAATCGAGGATGGCAGCGTCGAGGAGGTATTCTGCTTTTCTCTCATCATTTTTacgtattttcatttttttgctaTTGGAGCAAGCTTCTTTGAGTTAATGTGCTGTCTTCAGAGCGTAGCCTGAAGTGTATAACTCGAATTGATGCATCCTATGGGCAATACCCCATACTGAATGATGCAAGTAAGGAACCTGATTTACATGCTATATGATTTGAAATCCatgtaaaaaaaatgttgaaagaaatgaaagagCACACAATTTGTATGCATTATATGCAAATCATTGATTGCTTGTCCAGCTCATATCTCCTTATTTCACATAAATTATAACAAGCAAGCGTTGCTTATAAATTTGGTATATGCTCTTCAGTATATGCTCTTCAC
It includes:
- the LOC103724166 gene encoding pre-rRNA-processing protein TSR2 isoform X2; the protein is MDSSSANAGVWSGPSPTLNPESLSLLREGISLVLSQWTALRMAIENEWGGRDSHRKSEELVSTILYWFTQSKPPLYIDDLENILDENLVLSFNTEIEDGSVEEVIDDKEDESSDEEISDMMVDEPKPNEMAVDKPNKMAMDEPKPNKMAMDEPKPKQMTDEEGWSVVPPRRNRGKRSG